In Brassica rapa cultivar Chiifu-401-42 unplaced genomic scaffold, CAAS_Brap_v3.01 Scaffold0523, whole genome shotgun sequence, the following are encoded in one genomic region:
- the LOC117130512 gene encoding uncharacterized protein LOC117130512 has translation MEEERHGQNLRATLSQQSAALQQLQIKIAQLEKRNQAQGQRPHEGERRFGNVPGAVYVEPKPPDPSRINQTPTSKTHNPYVVNSRFDYNSFADKVELFKFSGKRGYLRWERNLDEWFHYNNILRKERLAYAIDQLKDDAFKWWVQEEDDRWFYKEPAIKTWRALKEVMRDRFAPDYTRSEIQKLYPRRYPTHGSKEARKIVEQEVQRVLPKEANFQPNQGHAIVHCLEQESDIAKVRKMSTSIGQNTLIRSKDKPEQVIVQVKAKVSPIHDKSFHKSSTTCMMHLSLSKSVITGLKEPRYIEEEAPGTNLPMDQKEAQSTKQSKLLNKPKPVIQVSNQGIPDESHMLTGVPSAEPDHELNQNPHHKWKPKSEQCTVQVPKSEVKFTLNQNVFIDSMTRLMHLSCPRKSEIGTGKQGYYKANKEQEVLTATFDIKVNCSMFSSVYKSLYFGIIHLSLPRCFDPGISQEEHKNQAELSQEDGYTNQGKHLQERQPSNQICPKKNIILHQADAPKVNSTITNSVHEIPVSDIIHLVFVQNVEKFSGCKEESFKEIPPDNLLLLGGSNPKMARAEPARSMKDHLLKKRSNANVHSRGVILSYLLKEEPPDEQSIPKPKQYQGKTLESQKSMKADLLYLGAGYTVSRSKPFQGGGNVAASNSSAEPEVDPTPYSTSQGANQDIRALKMPYLTNQEGLNHEDNIYGFYTQEGVQANWNLPKIFTEQEVMNFTIQRFLSPSICEYATLEEDSSPKKKRPEPKPIIGVKRSLLAFQKAQDLEKWSRILEDMINFPKPAKPALHLPYLEDPGFTSNQPQEWQPGDLLSHSEALYSIIESTMPHWIRRIPIKPKDQAGLHQLAKLTSFKESLQPIQLGSTQGYLWEPGDTLDHSGDIQDVLSWTSTQQIRRISLLINLPYLATSTLNALEKFLQIFAQDQRPYSLLLRPRSISGRLEDHGHVQKLSRYKSSQVSLLEGSKSSLTAIFHGVIKAFAPKTLSSSYFVSFYHFMTVRVCPCRAYKALVFASL, from the exons ATGGAGGAGGAGAGACACGGCCAAAACCTAAGGGCCACCTTGAGCCAACAGTCCGCAGCTCTACAACAGCTCCAAATTAAGATTGCTCAATTGGAGAAAAGAAATCAGGCACAAGGCCAACGTCCACATGaaggagaaaggagatttgGAAATGTACCAGGGGCAGTCTATGTcgagcccaagccaccagatccttcaaggaTCAATCAAACTCCAACTTCTAAAACCCACAACCCTTATGTTGTTAATTCTCGGTTTGATTATAACTCTTTTGCTGATAAAGTTGAACTCTTTAAATTTTCAGGAAAAAGAGGTTATCTAAGATGGGAGAGGAACcttgatgaatggtttcactaCAACAACATCCTGAGGAAAGAGAGGCTAGCTTATGCCATTGATCAACTAAAAGATGATGCTTTTAAatggtgggtacaagaagaGGATGATAGATGGTTTTACAAGGAGCCAGCTATCAAAACGTGGAGAGCTCTTAAGGAAGTCATGAGGGATAGATTTGCACCAGATTATACAAGGTCTGAAATCCAGAAACTATATCCAAGGAGATATCCAACTCATGGTTCCAAAGAAGCAAGGAAAATTGTGGAACAAGAAGTTCAAAGAGTCTTGCCTAAAGAAGCCAACTTTCAGCCAAACCAGGGGCACGCCATTGTCCACTGTTTAGAGCAGGAGAGTGACATCGCAAAGGTCAGGAAGATGAGTACAAGTATCGGCCAAAACACTTTGATCAGGTCCAAAGACAAACCAGAGCAAGTTATTGTCCAAGTAAAGGCTAAGGTAAGTCCTATACATGATAAATCTTTTCATAAATCATCTACCACTTGtatgatgcacttgtctttgtccaagagTGTTATTACAGGTCTAAAGGAGCCTAGGTACATAGAAGAAGAGGCGCCAGGCACAAACCTTCCAATGGACCAGAAGGAAGCTCAAAGCACAAAGCAATCAAAGTTGCTTAATAAACCAAAACCAGTGATCCAAGTATCAAACCAAG GGATACCAGATGAGAGCCATATGCTTACTGGAGTTCCAAGTGCCGAACCAGATCATGAGCTCAATCAAAATCCACACCATAAGTGGAAACCGAAATCTGAACAATGTACTGTTCAAGTGCCAAAATCTGAGGTAAAATTCACTTTAAACCAGAATGTTTTTATTGATTCTATGACAAGATTAATGCACTTGTCTTGTCCAAGGAAAAGTGAAATTGGTACAGGAAAGCAAGGTTACTACAAGGCAAACAAAGAACAAGAAGTTCTTACTGCCACATTTGACATTAAGGTTAATTGTTCTATGTTTTCTTCAGTTTATAAATCCCTATACTTTGGTATAATACACTTGTCTTTGCCAAGATGTTTTGATCCAGGGATAAGTCAAGAAGAACATAAAAACCAAGCTGAGCTATCACAAGAAGATGGTTATACCAACCAAGGTAAACATTTGCAAGAAAGGCAGCCATCTAACCAAATCTGTCCAAAGAAGAATATCATTCTTCATCAAGCTGATGCACCCAAGGTAAATTCGACCATAACAAATTCTGTTCATGAAATTCCAGTATCAGATATAATTCACTTGGTCTTTGTCCAGAATGTTGAAAAATTTTCAGGTTGCAAAGAAGAAAGCTTCAAAGAAATCCCACCGGATAATCTTTTGTTGCTAGGAGGATCAAACCCAAAGATGGCCAGAGCTGAGCCTGCTAGGAGTATGAAGGACCATCTGCTGAAGAAGAGAAGCAATGCAAATGTCCATAGCAGAGGCGTGATCCTATCCTATTTGCTGAAAGAAGAGCCACCTGATGAACAATCCATCcccaaaccaaaacaatatcAAGGTAAGACCTTAGAATCTCAGAAGAGtatgaaagctgacttgctctatcttggtgcaggttatacagtttcgaggtcgaaaccttttCAAGGAGGAGGGAATGTTGCGGCCAGCAATTCATcagctgaaccagaggtcgacccaacaccctactcaaccagccaaggcgccaaccaggacatacgtgcactaaaaatgccgtatcttacaaaccaggagggtttaaatcacgaggataatatttatggattctacactcaagaaggagtccaggccaattggaatctgcccaaaatattcacggagcaagaagttatgaattttacaattcagaggtttctcagcccgtccatctgcgagtatgcgactttagaagaggattcaagcccaaagaagaagcggcctgaaccaaaaccgatcataggagtcaagaggagtttattagctttccagaaagcccaagatctcGAGAAATGGTCAAGGATTTTGGAAGATATGATCAATTTcccaaaaccggccaaaccagctctacacttgccttatttggaagatCCGGGTTTCACATCGAACCAACCTCAAGAATGGCAACCAGGAGACCTTCTAAGTCATTCAGAGGCACTCTACAGCATCATAGAAAGCACCATGCCACACTGGATCAGGCGGAtcccaatcaaaccaaaagatcaaGCCGGTTTGCATCAATTGGCCAAACTGACATCATTTAAggaaagtcttcaaccaattcaacttgGTTCGACCCAGGGCTATCTGTGGGAACCAGGAGATACTCTAGACCATTCAGGAGACATCCAAGACGTCCTCAGCTGGACCAGCACCCAGCAGATCAGGCGGATCTCTCTCCTCATCAACCTTCCATATTTGGCAACATCTACACTAAATGCTTTGGAGAAGTTTCTACAGATTTTTGCCCAAGACCAACGGCCATATTCTCTTTTACTGAGGCCAAGGAGTATTTCAGGAAGGCTTGAAGATCATGGCCACGTCCAGAAGCTATCAAGATACAAGTCTTCACAAGTTTCTCTTTTGGAAGGAAGCAAATCAAGCCTAACGGCTATATTCCATGGAGTCATCAAAGcctttgctcccaagactttaagttcaagttattttgtttccttttatcattttatgactgttagagtctgtccttgtcgagcctataaagctctagtctttgcttcattgtaa